One Mycolicibacterium fortuitum subsp. fortuitum genomic window carries:
- a CDS encoding guanylate cyclase, with protein sequence MNANTVSLTKALEETRTGDIWLFRGGSGPDRAIQTLTNSPVNHVGMTVAIDDLPPLIWHAELGDKLLDMWTGTSHRGVQLNDARQVVERWAHSYVQRCWLRQLTPFASREQEDKLLKVIARMNGTAFPTTARLTGRWLRGRVPIVSDFTRGIPFVHKKVRESAERRKARTRQVGLETAYCAETVAITYEEMGLLTTEKHYNWFDPGSFWSGDELPLAAGYGLGDEISVIVD encoded by the coding sequence GTGAACGCGAACACGGTGTCTTTGACCAAGGCTCTGGAGGAGACCCGCACCGGCGACATCTGGCTGTTCCGCGGCGGCTCCGGACCCGACCGGGCAATCCAGACCTTGACCAACAGCCCCGTCAACCACGTGGGAATGACGGTGGCGATCGACGACCTGCCGCCACTGATCTGGCACGCCGAACTCGGCGACAAGCTGCTCGACATGTGGACCGGCACCTCTCACCGCGGGGTTCAACTCAACGACGCCCGCCAGGTCGTGGAACGGTGGGCGCACAGCTATGTGCAGCGCTGCTGGTTACGTCAGCTCACCCCGTTCGCGTCGCGAGAACAGGAGGACAAACTCCTCAAGGTGATCGCCCGGATGAACGGCACGGCCTTCCCCACCACCGCCCGCTTGACCGGACGTTGGCTGCGGGGGCGGGTACCGATCGTCAGCGATTTCACCCGTGGAATCCCCTTTGTGCACAAGAAGGTTCGGGAGTCGGCCGAACGCCGGAAGGCACGCACCCGCCAGGTCGGGCTGGAGACCGCATACTGCGCCGAGACCGTGGCCATCACCTATGAGGAAATGGGTCTGCTGACCACCGAGAAGCATTACAACTGGTTCGACCCCGGCTCGTTCTGGAGCGGTGACGAACTGCCGCTCGCCGCCGGCTACGGGCTGGGCGACGAGATTTCTGTGATCGTCGACTGA
- a CDS encoding class I SAM-dependent methyltransferase, with protein sequence MGFLVPPDAYTRFMGRYAEPLARSLVAFCGVRTGDTVLDVGCGPGALTAQLLSVGARVAAIDPSPPFVDAMRERFPDIDVQQGVAEQLPYAADAFDAALAQLVVHFMTDPVAGIRQMARVTRRGGVVAACVWDGPTGALAPFWEAVHQIDPGAEDEALLSGAHRGHLTEIFESAGVSAIEEQPIAVDVVHPCFEEWWEPYTFGVGPAGDYVRSLDDDGRAHLETTAREHLGEGPFTVTATAWAARATS encoded by the coding sequence GTGGGCTTTCTCGTCCCGCCGGATGCGTACACACGGTTCATGGGCCGGTACGCCGAGCCCCTGGCGCGGTCGCTCGTGGCTTTCTGCGGGGTGCGCACCGGTGACACGGTGCTCGACGTGGGGTGTGGGCCGGGTGCACTCACCGCACAACTCCTGTCGGTGGGAGCCCGGGTCGCCGCGATCGATCCGTCGCCACCGTTCGTCGACGCGATGCGGGAGCGCTTCCCCGATATCGACGTGCAGCAGGGTGTGGCGGAGCAATTACCCTATGCCGCTGACGCTTTCGACGCTGCTCTCGCTCAATTGGTGGTTCATTTCATGACCGATCCGGTAGCCGGGATCAGGCAGATGGCCAGGGTGACGCGGCGTGGCGGTGTCGTGGCGGCCTGCGTGTGGGACGGGCCGACCGGCGCACTGGCACCGTTCTGGGAGGCCGTCCACCAGATCGATCCCGGCGCTGAGGACGAGGCGTTGCTTTCCGGAGCGCACCGGGGGCATCTGACCGAGATATTCGAATCGGCCGGTGTCAGTGCAATCGAAGAGCAACCCATTGCGGTTGACGTGGTACATCCCTGCTTTGAGGAGTGGTGGGAGCCATACACATTCGGCGTCGGTCCCGCTGGTGACTATGTCCGAAGCCTCGATGACGACGGACGTGCCCATCTTGAAACGACAGCACGTGAACATCTGGGAGAAGGCCCCTTCACGGTTACCGCCACCGCGTGGGCTGCCCGCGCCACGTCGTGA
- a CDS encoding VOC family protein → MKLVSLRIITADVKRLVSFYEAVTGVDAIWANELFAEIPTPVGTLAIGSDKTVPLFGVGSAEPAANRSVIVEYIVDDVDAEYARLHERLHDVVTEPTTMPWGNRALLFRDPDGNLVNLFTPVTEEARSKFGV, encoded by the coding sequence ATGAAGCTGGTTTCGCTCCGAATCATCACCGCCGACGTCAAGCGCCTCGTCTCGTTCTACGAGGCAGTCACCGGGGTCGACGCGATCTGGGCCAACGAACTGTTCGCCGAGATTCCCACGCCGGTTGGCACACTGGCCATCGGCAGCGACAAGACCGTTCCGCTGTTCGGCGTCGGGTCCGCCGAGCCCGCAGCCAACCGGAGTGTGATCGTCGAGTACATCGTCGATGATGTGGACGCCGAGTACGCGCGCCTTCACGAGCGATTGCACGACGTCGTCACGGAGCCGACGACGATGCCATGGGGCAATCGGGCGCTGCTGTTTCGCGATCCCGACGGCAACCTGGTCAACTTGTTCACGCCGGTCACTGAGGAAGCGCGCTCCAAGTTCGGGGTCTGA
- a CDS encoding DUF1801 domain-containing protein: MVDTGRRKDMTVASKDDKNLKQVLDKIEGMDEPARAVMRRMHDVIVAAAPELKPRIWYGMPGYAKSASSPVLVFFRNDELMSLGVSEKATLKPAGGKDGLLIPAAWYFQDLDDVTEQRVAEIVRAAVE; encoded by the coding sequence GTGGTCGATACCGGCCGGCGAAAGGACATGACGGTGGCTTCCAAGGACGACAAGAACCTCAAGCAGGTGCTCGACAAGATCGAGGGTATGGATGAGCCGGCGCGCGCTGTGATGCGACGCATGCACGACGTGATCGTTGCCGCTGCGCCCGAACTCAAGCCGCGCATCTGGTACGGCATGCCGGGCTATGCAAAGTCGGCGAGTAGTCCCGTCCTCGTCTTCTTCCGGAATGACGAGTTGATGAGCCTTGGGGTGAGCGAGAAGGCCACCCTCAAGCCCGCCGGCGGGAAGGACGGACTGCTGATTCCTGCGGCCTGGTACTTCCAGGACTTGGACGATGTCACCGAGCAGCGTGTTGCCGAGATTGTCCGCGCCGCGGTCGAGTAA
- the ychF gene encoding redox-regulated ATPase YchF, protein MSLNLGIVGLPNVGKSTLFNALTRNDVLAANYPFATIEPNEGVVPLPDPRLDKLAEIFGSEKTVPAPVTFVDIAGIVKGASEGAGLGNKFLANIRECDAICQVVRVFADDDVVHVDGRVDPRSDIEVIETELILADMQTLEKAVPRLEKEARNNKERKPVLDAAVAAQAIFDDGKTLFSTGKDWSILRELNLMTTKPFLYVFNADESVLTDPAKQAELRELVAPADAVFLDAKIESELIELDDESAQELLESIGQSERGLDALARAGFHTLKLQTYLTAGPKESRAWTIHQGDTAPKAAGVIHTDFEKGFIKAEVVSFDDLVEAGSMAAAKAAGKVRMEGKDYVMADGDVVEFRFNV, encoded by the coding sequence GTGAGCCTGAACCTGGGAATCGTCGGTTTGCCGAACGTCGGAAAGTCGACTCTGTTCAATGCCCTGACACGTAACGACGTGTTGGCGGCCAACTACCCGTTTGCGACCATCGAGCCCAATGAGGGCGTGGTGCCGTTGCCCGATCCCCGGCTCGACAAGCTCGCCGAGATCTTCGGTTCGGAGAAGACCGTGCCGGCCCCGGTGACGTTCGTGGATATCGCCGGGATCGTCAAAGGTGCATCAGAAGGCGCCGGGCTCGGCAACAAGTTCCTGGCCAACATCCGTGAATGCGACGCCATCTGTCAGGTGGTCCGGGTGTTCGCCGACGACGACGTGGTCCACGTCGACGGGCGGGTGGACCCGCGGTCGGACATCGAGGTGATCGAGACCGAGCTGATCCTCGCGGACATGCAGACGCTGGAGAAGGCGGTGCCGCGCCTGGAGAAGGAAGCCCGCAACAACAAGGAGCGCAAGCCGGTCCTGGATGCCGCAGTCGCCGCGCAGGCGATTTTCGACGACGGCAAGACGCTGTTCTCGACCGGCAAGGACTGGTCGATCCTGCGTGAGCTCAACCTGATGACCACCAAGCCGTTCCTGTACGTGTTCAACGCCGACGAGTCGGTGCTGACCGACCCGGCCAAGCAGGCCGAGCTGCGCGAGCTGGTGGCCCCGGCGGATGCGGTGTTCCTGGACGCCAAGATCGAGTCTGAGCTGATCGAGCTCGACGACGAGTCGGCCCAGGAGCTGCTGGAGTCGATCGGGCAGTCCGAGCGCGGTCTCGATGCACTGGCCCGCGCCGGCTTCCACACCCTGAAGCTGCAGACCTATCTGACGGCAGGCCCCAAGGAGTCACGCGCCTGGACGATCCACCAGGGCGATACCGCACCCAAGGCGGCCGGCGTCATCCACACCGACTTCGAGAAGGGCTTCATCAAGGCCGAGGTGGTCTCGTTCGACGATCTCGTCGAGGCCGGGTCGATGGCCGCGGCCAAGGCCGCGGGAAAGGTCCGCATGGAAGGCAAGGACTACGTCATGGCCGACGGGGACGTCGTGGAGTTCCGCTTCAACGTGTAG
- a CDS encoding DUF6542 domain-containing protein: MAITATAIGFAFDAGSGDRELSSVFATCYSLGCILAVLAVQQAGLFTAVIQPPLILFVAVPGSYFLFHGGELGGVKDLAINCGYPLIERFPLMLFLSATVLLIGLGRWYVGLSWRKEVDADDASASAAGAKKTPTSAIVSSVTAKLSGLVLRKPATASTRRDRAAEHDPAADVPPRRRPSDRPPRRRPAGAEPGAGAAAAAGAGSGRPRGERRPTKRTAPPRPRPSRAAAADLGSELDGAIPERPRRPRPPRATEPGTGEPRRRVRTQPREPRKQPPPERREAAAFDTPRERPQRPRRRFDDYQPFEDSFDPPTGSGRSTHHPVSRVRYRGSDDEDHRVEHRTRPRPRSTSRGRHSWEYDN; the protein is encoded by the coding sequence TTGGCTATCACGGCTACCGCCATCGGCTTTGCCTTCGATGCCGGTTCGGGTGACCGCGAACTCAGCTCGGTGTTCGCCACCTGCTATTCGCTCGGTTGCATCTTGGCGGTTCTGGCGGTTCAGCAGGCCGGCCTGTTCACCGCGGTCATCCAGCCTCCGCTGATCCTGTTCGTGGCCGTGCCCGGGTCGTATTTCCTGTTCCACGGCGGCGAGCTGGGTGGCGTCAAAGACCTCGCGATCAACTGCGGTTATCCGCTGATCGAACGCTTCCCTCTGATGCTGTTCCTCTCGGCGACAGTGCTGCTGATCGGCCTCGGCCGGTGGTACGTCGGTCTGTCCTGGCGCAAGGAAGTGGACGCGGACGACGCCAGCGCGAGCGCCGCGGGCGCCAAAAAGACACCGACCTCGGCGATTGTGTCGTCTGTCACAGCGAAACTTTCCGGGCTGGTTCTCCGCAAACCCGCCACCGCGTCGACGCGCCGTGATCGGGCGGCCGAGCACGACCCGGCCGCAGACGTTCCGCCGCGCCGACGTCCGTCGGACCGTCCGCCACGTCGACGCCCCGCCGGCGCGGAGCCCGGCGCAGGCGCAGCAGCGGCCGCCGGAGCGGGCTCAGGCCGGCCCAGAGGCGAGCGCAGGCCCACCAAGCGCACCGCACCACCTCGGCCCCGTCCGAGCCGCGCCGCAGCGGCCGATCTCGGCAGCGAACTCGACGGCGCGATTCCCGAACGTCCGCGGCGGCCCAGGCCCCCGCGCGCAACTGAGCCCGGAACCGGCGAGCCACGCCGCCGGGTGCGCACGCAGCCACGTGAACCGCGCAAGCAGCCGCCACCGGAGCGCCGTGAGGCTGCCGCATTCGACACCCCACGGGAACGCCCGCAGCGGCCGCGTCGCCGCTTCGACGACTACCAGCCGTTCGAGGATTCGTTCGACCCGCCCACCGGTTCCGGCCGTTCGACGCACCATCCGGTGTCCCGGGTGCGGTACCGCGGATCTGATGACGAGGACCACCGCGTGGAGCACCGGACCCGGCCGCGCCCCCGGTCAACCTCCAGGGGCCGTCACTCGTGGGAGTACGACAACTAG
- a CDS encoding 4-hydroxy-3-methylbut-2-enyl diphosphate reductase: MPPTINMGIPGATSSVRSGGGSEAHGKRVLLAEPRGYCAGVDRAVETVERALEKHGAPVYVRHEIVHNKHVVETLAKAGAVFVDETDEVPEGAIVVFSAHGVAPTVHETAAARSLQVIDATCPLVTKVHNEAKRFARDDYDILLIGHEGHEEVVGTAGEAPDHVQVVDNPDAVDKVTVRDPNKVIWLSQTTLSVDETMETVRRLREKFPTLQDPPSDDICYATQNRQVAVKAMAPECELVIVVGSRNSSNSVRLVEVALGAGSQASHLVDYAEDIDPAWLEGVTTVGVTSGASVPEVLVRGVLERLAEYGYGTVQPVTTANETLVFALPREIRPPRA, encoded by the coding sequence ATGCCGCCGACAATCAACATGGGTATCCCGGGTGCCACCAGCTCGGTGAGGTCAGGCGGCGGTTCGGAAGCCCACGGCAAGCGAGTCCTGCTCGCCGAACCGCGCGGGTACTGCGCGGGTGTGGACCGCGCCGTCGAGACCGTTGAGCGCGCCCTGGAGAAACACGGCGCTCCCGTCTACGTGCGTCACGAGATTGTGCACAACAAGCATGTGGTGGAGACACTGGCGAAGGCCGGCGCGGTGTTCGTCGACGAGACCGACGAGGTGCCCGAAGGGGCCATCGTGGTGTTCTCCGCGCACGGCGTCGCCCCGACCGTGCACGAGACCGCCGCTGCCCGCAGTCTGCAGGTCATCGATGCCACCTGCCCGCTGGTGACCAAGGTGCACAACGAGGCCAAGCGATTTGCCCGCGACGATTACGACATCCTGCTGATCGGTCACGAAGGCCACGAAGAGGTCGTCGGAACCGCGGGTGAGGCGCCTGACCACGTTCAGGTGGTCGACAATCCCGATGCGGTGGACAAGGTCACGGTGCGTGACCCGAACAAGGTCATCTGGCTGTCGCAGACCACTCTGAGCGTGGACGAGACCATGGAGACGGTGCGCCGGCTCCGGGAGAAGTTCCCGACGCTGCAGGACCCGCCGAGTGATGACATCTGCTACGCCACGCAGAACCGTCAGGTCGCCGTCAAGGCGATGGCACCCGAGTGCGAACTGGTGATCGTGGTCGGCTCGCGTAACTCGTCGAACTCGGTGCGTCTGGTCGAGGTGGCCCTCGGCGCCGGCTCGCAGGCGTCGCATCTGGTGGATTACGCCGAAGACATCGATCCGGCCTGGCTCGAAGGCGTCACCACGGTGGGTGTCACCTCAGGGGCGTCGGTGCCCGAGGTGTTGGTCCGCGGTGTGCTCGAGCGGCTCGCCGAATATGGCTATGGGACTGTGCAGCCGGTGACCACCGCCAACGAGACGCTGGTGTTCGCCCTGCCACGGGAGATCCGTCCGCCGCGCGCCTGA
- a CDS encoding lipid droplet-associated protein, with the protein MGTAPYGVRLLVGAAATAIEETRKLPQTILTYPMTVASQAANLVMHVQQNLAELVVKGDETLEQLFPPKDEQPEWATFDEDLESDLDDDTADDSQATDGERRTEGRFALYSTGEPESAPSSNGKATAASDPAAAPAIAGELGYDTLTLAQLRARLTSLKVADLEALLAYEEAGRARAPFVTLLANRITRATAK; encoded by the coding sequence ATGGGAACTGCACCGTACGGGGTTCGGCTGCTGGTGGGTGCGGCAGCGACCGCGATCGAGGAAACTCGCAAGCTGCCCCAAACCATCCTGACCTACCCCATGACGGTGGCCAGCCAGGCGGCCAACCTCGTCATGCACGTCCAGCAGAACCTTGCCGAGCTGGTGGTCAAGGGCGACGAAACGCTCGAACAGCTGTTTCCGCCCAAGGACGAACAGCCCGAGTGGGCCACCTTCGACGAGGATCTCGAGTCCGATCTCGACGATGACACCGCCGATGACTCGCAGGCGACCGACGGCGAGCGGCGGACCGAGGGACGCTTTGCCCTCTACAGCACCGGGGAGCCCGAGTCGGCGCCATCGTCGAACGGCAAGGCCACGGCTGCCTCCGACCCGGCAGCCGCGCCGGCCATCGCGGGCGAGCTCGGCTACGACACGCTCACCCTGGCTCAGCTGCGGGCGCGGTTGACGTCGCTGAAGGTGGCCGACCTCGAGGCGCTGCTGGCCTACGAGGAGGCCGGGCGGGCTCGCGCGCCGTTCGTCACGTTGCTCGCCAACAGGATCACCCGCGCGACCGCGAAGTGA
- the xseA gene encoding exodeoxyribonuclease VII large subunit has product MTEPGQSPENPWPVRAVATRVAKWIDRLGTVWVEGQLTELKIRPDSKTVFMVLRDPAADMSLTLTCPRDLVRNAPVKLSEGTQVIICGKPNFYTGRGTFSLRVSEIRAVGIGELLARIERLRRLLEAEGLFDPRLKRPIPFLPNTVGLITGRASAAERDVTTVATSRWPAVRFTIRNTIVQGPNAVPQIIDALAALDADPDVDVIVLARGGGSVEDMLPFSDETLCRAIVACRTPVVSAIGHEPDTPLSDLVADLRAATPTDAAKRIVPDAAAEQALIADLHRRSARALRNWVHREQHHLQQLRSRPVLAQPLAAIDARVDEITRARATAQRDITRLIDGQADTIGHLSARLTALGPAATLARGYAVVQTVPTAGEPTVLRSVADAPEGTRLRVRVSDGVIAAVSDGSE; this is encoded by the coding sequence GTGACCGAGCCGGGCCAGTCACCGGAGAACCCTTGGCCGGTCCGCGCCGTGGCGACCCGCGTCGCCAAGTGGATCGACCGGCTCGGCACCGTGTGGGTCGAAGGACAGCTCACCGAGCTCAAGATCCGTCCGGATTCCAAGACCGTCTTCATGGTGTTGCGGGATCCGGCCGCCGACATGTCCCTGACCCTGACGTGCCCGCGCGACCTGGTGCGCAACGCCCCGGTCAAGCTGTCCGAGGGCACGCAGGTGATCATCTGCGGCAAGCCCAATTTCTACACCGGCCGCGGTACGTTCTCGTTGCGGGTCAGCGAGATTCGCGCGGTCGGCATCGGTGAGCTGCTGGCCCGGATCGAGCGGTTGCGCCGGCTGTTGGAGGCCGAAGGCCTGTTCGATCCGCGACTCAAGCGGCCGATCCCCTTTCTGCCCAACACCGTCGGCCTGATCACCGGACGCGCCTCCGCCGCGGAGCGGGACGTGACCACGGTTGCCACATCCCGCTGGCCGGCGGTGCGCTTCACGATCCGCAACACCATCGTTCAAGGGCCGAACGCGGTGCCCCAGATCATCGATGCCCTGGCGGCGCTGGACGCCGACCCCGACGTCGACGTCATCGTCCTGGCCCGCGGCGGCGGCAGCGTCGAGGACATGCTGCCGTTCTCCGACGAGACGCTGTGCCGGGCCATCGTCGCCTGCCGCACCCCCGTGGTCAGCGCGATCGGCCACGAACCGGACACTCCGCTGTCCGACCTGGTCGCCGACCTGCGCGCCGCCACCCCGACCGACGCGGCCAAGCGGATCGTGCCCGACGCGGCCGCCGAGCAGGCACTGATCGCCGATCTGCACCGGCGCAGTGCCCGGGCGCTGCGCAACTGGGTGCATCGCGAACAGCATCATCTGCAGCAGTTGCGCAGCCGGCCGGTGCTCGCCCAGCCACTGGCCGCGATCGACGCCCGCGTCGACGAGATCACTCGCGCACGAGCCACGGCTCAGCGCGACATCACCCGGCTGATCGACGGGCAGGCCGACACCATCGGCCATCTGTCGGCGCGTCTGACCGCGCTCGGGCCGGCGGCGACGCTGGCCCGCGGGTATGCGGTGGTGCAGACGGTCCCGACGGCGGGCGAGCCGACGGTTCTGCGTTCAGTGGCCGACGCACCGGAAGGCACCCGCCTACGGGTCCGGGTGTCGGACGGAGTCATAGCGGCGGTCAGCGACGGCAGTGAGTAG
- a CDS encoding exodeoxyribonuclease VII small subunit, translated as MKPISELGYEEARDELIAVVQQLEQGGLDLDASLNLWERGEKLAQRCEEHLAGARQRVEQALAAREPEDD; from the coding sequence ATTAAGCCTATTAGTGAATTGGGCTATGAAGAGGCCCGGGATGAACTGATTGCCGTCGTGCAGCAGTTGGAGCAGGGTGGGCTCGATCTCGATGCTTCGCTCAATCTCTGGGAGCGCGGCGAGAAGCTGGCACAACGATGTGAAGAACACTTAGCCGGAGCCCGGCAGCGCGTGGAGCAGGCACTCGCCGCTCGCGAGCCGGAAGACGATTGA